A genome region from Solirubrobacter pauli includes the following:
- a CDS encoding hydantoinase B/oxoprolinase family protein, producing MSAVETVVHRAGAGGATGVADADPITTEVIRHGLNSAANQMKRALVRTAFSPIIYEVLDFAVAIYDDQIRLLAQAPSLPLFMGTMNYCVEYAVEGAGGVDKLQPGDIILYNEPYGTGSHPQDAAVVMPVFFDGTLIAYTAIKGHWLDIGGKEPYSTDTVDVFQEGTIFPGVKLYRAGELVDDIYRMALANTRVPKMVAGDLNAEVVGVRAGAAALVDLVGRYGLETFRTSVERMYDHGEAVVRAYLEQMPDGQYVGQGRMDNNGITEDPIPFEVVLEIEGSSARVDFSRAPDAQEGPVNCPIPSTVSASRIALTMLAGSGEPPNEGHFRAIEVVTRPGSMFHPLKPSPCFLYGWPAMQSMEVIYNAVAQAMPDAVTACSGGDICSLVWWGTREATGEPWADGSPHPVGQGAHVRGDGANSLLHVAESATRFSPTEVWETKNPWLLERVELIADSGGAGKHRGGLGVQMDFQMLEDAWVTAVIERTQSPGWGLEGGEPAGVANAGALRQADGTRTTLGKATRLKVAKGATFELTCGGGGGYGPPSERDPEAVRSDVREGYVSEARAREQYPHAFEDE from the coding sequence ATGAGCGCAGTCGAGACCGTCGTCCACCGCGCGGGCGCGGGAGGCGCGACCGGCGTCGCGGATGCCGACCCGATCACGACCGAGGTGATCCGTCACGGGCTGAACTCGGCCGCCAACCAGATGAAGCGCGCCCTGGTGCGCACGGCGTTCTCGCCGATCATCTACGAGGTCCTCGACTTCGCCGTCGCGATCTACGACGATCAGATCCGGCTCCTGGCGCAGGCGCCGAGCCTGCCGCTGTTCATGGGCACCATGAACTACTGCGTCGAGTACGCGGTCGAGGGCGCCGGCGGCGTGGACAAGCTCCAGCCGGGCGACATCATCCTCTACAACGAGCCGTACGGCACCGGCTCGCATCCGCAGGACGCGGCGGTCGTGATGCCGGTGTTCTTCGACGGCACGTTGATCGCCTACACCGCGATCAAGGGTCACTGGCTCGACATCGGCGGCAAGGAGCCGTACTCGACCGACACGGTCGACGTGTTCCAGGAAGGCACGATCTTCCCTGGCGTCAAGCTCTACCGGGCGGGCGAGCTCGTCGACGACATCTACCGGATGGCGCTGGCCAACACGCGCGTGCCGAAGATGGTCGCGGGCGACCTGAACGCCGAGGTGGTCGGCGTGCGCGCCGGCGCGGCCGCGCTCGTGGACCTCGTCGGCCGTTACGGGCTGGAGACCTTCCGGACGTCGGTCGAGCGCATGTACGACCACGGCGAGGCCGTCGTGCGGGCGTACCTCGAGCAGATGCCGGACGGCCAGTACGTCGGGCAGGGCAGGATGGACAACAACGGGATCACGGAGGATCCGATCCCGTTCGAGGTCGTCCTCGAGATCGAGGGCTCGTCGGCGCGCGTGGACTTCTCGCGCGCCCCCGACGCCCAGGAAGGGCCGGTGAACTGCCCGATCCCGTCGACGGTCTCCGCGAGCCGGATCGCGCTCACGATGCTGGCCGGCTCGGGCGAGCCTCCCAACGAAGGGCACTTCCGCGCGATCGAGGTCGTCACCCGGCCCGGCTCGATGTTCCATCCGCTCAAGCCATCGCCGTGCTTCCTGTACGGCTGGCCGGCCATGCAGTCGATGGAGGTCATCTACAACGCCGTCGCGCAGGCGATGCCCGACGCCGTCACCGCGTGCAGCGGCGGCGACATCTGCTCGTTGGTCTGGTGGGGCACGCGCGAGGCCACCGGTGAGCCGTGGGCCGACGGCTCGCCACACCCGGTCGGCCAGGGCGCGCACGTGCGTGGCGACGGCGCGAACAGCCTGCTGCACGTCGCCGAGTCCGCCACGCGCTTCTCGCCCACCGAGGTGTGGGAGACCAAGAACCCGTGGCTGCTCGAGCGGGTGGAGCTCATCGCGGACTCCGGCGGCGCGGGCAAGCACCGCGGCGGCCTCGGGGTGCAGATGGACTTCCAGATGCTCGAGGACGCGTGGGTGACGGCGGTGATCGAGCGCACGCAGTCGCCGGGCTGGGGCCTTGAAGGTGGTGAGCCCGCCGGCGTCGCCAACGCGGGCGCGCTGCGCCAGGCCGACGGCACGCGGACCACGCTCGGCAAGGCCACCCGCTTGAAGGTGGCCAAGGGCGCGACGTTCGAGCTGACCTGCGGCGGTGGCGGCGGCTACGGCCCGCCGTCCGAGCGCGACCCGGAGGCGGTACGCAGCGACGTGCGCGAGGGCTACGTCAGCGAGGCCCGTGCGCGCGAGCAGTACCCGCACGCCTTCGAGGACGAGTGA
- a CDS encoding ABC transporter permease, with translation MSVAPLTPPADAVDVAVEPGAARRGAAARAVFFGRPSAAAASICLLVLIALAVFGPVIWNKDPAAVDVASALQAPSGAHPMGTDASGRDILTRFNHGARLSLTIAPLVVVVGAFFGGLVGLVAGVFRGWSDAVLMRIMDAVLAFPPLILAMAVTVGMGVGVTSAAVGIMLTSIPWYARLLRSDALSIRSRPYIEAARALGAGRARIVRRHVLPHVVPTLLVQGASVFGYSILTLAALGFVGLGAQSPTAEWGTMITEGLQYAITGQWWIVAFPGLGVFLAVTAANVLADRVQAVLDPRAGGRA, from the coding sequence GTGAGCGTCGCTCCCCTCACTCCGCCCGCTGATGCGGTCGATGTCGCCGTCGAGCCCGGCGCCGCCCGTCGCGGCGCCGCGGCTCGAGCGGTGTTCTTCGGACGCCCGTCGGCCGCCGCGGCCAGCATCTGCCTGTTGGTGCTGATCGCGCTGGCCGTCTTCGGTCCCGTGATCTGGAACAAGGATCCGGCCGCGGTCGACGTCGCCTCCGCGCTGCAGGCGCCGTCGGGCGCCCACCCCATGGGGACCGACGCGAGTGGGCGTGACATCCTCACGCGCTTCAACCACGGTGCGCGGCTGTCACTGACGATCGCGCCGCTCGTGGTGGTCGTCGGGGCGTTCTTCGGCGGCCTGGTCGGTCTCGTCGCGGGCGTGTTCCGCGGCTGGTCGGACGCCGTTCTGATGCGAATCATGGACGCGGTCCTCGCGTTCCCGCCGCTCATCCTCGCGATGGCGGTGACCGTGGGCATGGGCGTCGGCGTGACGTCGGCCGCGGTCGGGATCATGCTCACCTCGATCCCCTGGTACGCGCGCCTGCTGCGCAGCGACGCGCTGAGCATCCGCTCGCGGCCGTACATCGAGGCCGCTCGCGCGCTCGGCGCCGGGCGCGCGCGGATCGTCCGCCGGCACGTGCTCCCGCACGTGGTCCCGACGTTGCTCGTGCAGGGCGCGAGCGTGTTCGGCTACTCGATCCTGACGCTCGCGGCGCTCGGCTTCGTCGGACTCGGAGCCCAGTCGCCGACGGCTGAGTGGGGGACGATGATCACCGAGGGCCTGCAGTACGCCATCACCGGGCAGTGGTGGATCGTCGCCTTCCCGGGCCTCGGCGTGTTCCTCGCGGTGACCGCCGCCAACGTGCTGGCCGACCGCGTCCAAGCCGTCCTGGATCCACGCGCGGGAGGGAGGGCCTGA
- a CDS encoding ABC transporter permease: MLRFFGSRLAGGAVSIFGASLLAFLFLRKMPGDPARLVLGPLASDESIAALRDDMGLNDPVWTQYWHYVRDFFTGDWGFSYSTGQDVSTQISNRLPASVELGLWAFLFAFVAAIGLALLSTYRHRPVIDGVTRAAAFVGLGTPPFWLGLMLLVVFFSWLGWFPGPEGRVSEGTALPPKITGMVSIDALLTFNLPAFGDAFMHLFLPAISLGLGAFALLVRLLRANLHEVGREPFLVVSRSKGLSRWSAHARHALPNAFLPTLTAGGLLLAQMIGGSVLVEKVYNWPGVGTLVVDSILRQDFSVVQAFILLSACAYVVVNLLVDVLYGVLDPRVRSAR; this comes from the coding sequence ATGCTGCGCTTCTTCGGCTCGCGGCTCGCCGGCGGCGCCGTGTCGATCTTCGGCGCCTCGCTGCTCGCCTTCCTGTTCCTGCGCAAGATGCCAGGCGACCCGGCTCGCCTCGTGCTCGGACCGTTGGCGTCCGACGAGTCGATCGCCGCCCTGCGCGACGACATGGGCCTCAACGATCCGGTCTGGACCCAGTACTGGCATTACGTGCGCGACTTCTTCACCGGCGATTGGGGCTTCTCGTACTCGACCGGCCAGGACGTGAGCACGCAGATCTCCAACCGGCTGCCGGCGAGCGTCGAGCTCGGCCTGTGGGCGTTCCTGTTCGCGTTCGTCGCGGCGATCGGCCTGGCGCTGCTGTCGACCTACCGACACCGGCCCGTCATCGACGGCGTCACACGGGCCGCGGCCTTCGTCGGCCTGGGCACGCCACCCTTCTGGCTCGGCCTGATGCTGCTGGTGGTCTTCTTCTCGTGGCTCGGCTGGTTCCCCGGCCCTGAAGGCCGCGTGTCCGAGGGCACCGCGCTGCCTCCCAAGATCACGGGGATGGTCAGCATCGACGCGTTGCTGACCTTCAACCTGCCGGCCTTCGGCGACGCCTTCATGCACCTGTTCCTGCCGGCCATCAGCCTTGGGCTGGGAGCGTTCGCGCTGCTCGTGCGGCTGCTGCGCGCGAACCTCCACGAGGTGGGCCGCGAGCCGTTCCTCGTCGTCTCGCGCAGCAAGGGTCTGTCGCGCTGGAGCGCGCACGCGCGGCACGCGCTGCCGAACGCGTTCCTGCCCACCCTCACCGCCGGCGGCCTGTTGCTCGCGCAGATGATCGGCGGCAGCGTGCTGGTGGAGAAGGTCTACAACTGGCCGGGCGTCGGCACGCTCGTCGTGGACTCGATCCTGCGCCAGGACTTCAGCGTCGTCCAGGCCTTCATCCTGCTCAGCGCCTGCGCCTACGTGGTGGTCAACCTGCTGGTGGACGTGCTCTACGGCGTCCTCGACCCTCGTGTGAGGAGCGCCCGATGA
- a CDS encoding ABC transporter ATP-binding protein, producing MSDDPVLSVDGLETVFHTHAGTVRAVRGISFDLARGERMGIVGESGSGKSAMVLSILGLIEPPGEVLGGSVKVNGRELVGRPERELQRVRGKEISLIYQDPMSALDPVKTIGRQLVETIRQHDRSISRGAARKAAAELLRDVEVPQPERRLDDYPHQYSGGMRQRVMIASALANRPDVVIADEPTTALDVTTQAQVLELLNRLVSERGAAVLLITHNLGIVAEFCDTVRVMYAGRLVEGADTRSLFRAPAHPYSDALLRAVPRADRLQRGPLPAIEGAPPNLAELPPGCAFEPRCPLGSGRPECRGEAPANRPVADGRVAECHHAEEQLAQEKVAV from the coding sequence ATGAGCGACGATCCCGTGCTGTCCGTCGACGGCCTCGAGACGGTCTTCCACACGCACGCCGGCACGGTCCGCGCCGTCCGCGGCATCTCGTTCGACCTCGCTCGGGGCGAGCGGATGGGCATCGTGGGCGAGTCCGGCTCGGGCAAGTCGGCGATGGTGCTGTCCATCCTCGGCCTGATCGAGCCACCGGGCGAGGTGCTCGGCGGCTCGGTCAAGGTCAACGGGCGCGAGCTCGTGGGCCGGCCCGAGCGAGAGCTCCAGCGCGTCCGTGGCAAGGAGATCTCGCTGATCTACCAGGACCCGATGAGCGCCCTGGACCCGGTCAAGACGATCGGGCGCCAGCTCGTGGAGACGATCCGCCAGCACGATCGCAGCATCTCGCGCGGGGCGGCGCGCAAGGCCGCGGCCGAGCTGCTGCGCGATGTCGAGGTGCCCCAGCCCGAGCGTCGGCTCGACGACTACCCGCACCAGTACTCGGGCGGCATGCGCCAGCGCGTGATGATCGCGAGCGCGCTCGCGAACCGGCCGGACGTCGTGATCGCGGACGAGCCCACCACGGCGCTGGACGTGACCACTCAAGCCCAGGTGCTCGAGCTGCTCAACCGGCTCGTCAGCGAGCGCGGTGCAGCCGTGCTGCTGATCACCCACAACCTCGGCATCGTGGCCGAGTTCTGCGACACGGTGCGGGTGATGTACGCGGGCCGGCTCGTGGAGGGCGCGGACACGCGGTCGCTGTTCCGCGCGCCCGCCCATCCCTACTCGGACGCGCTGCTGCGGGCCGTGCCGCGGGCCGACCGCCTGCAGCGCGGGCCGCTGCCCGCGATCGAGGGTGCGCCGCCGAACCTGGCCGAGCTGCCGCCGGGCTGTGCGTTCGAGCCACGCTGTCCGCTCGGCTCGGGCCGCCCGGAGTGCCGTGGCGAGGCGCCCGCGAACCGGCCGGTGGCCGACGGCCGCGTGGCCGAGTGCCATCACGCGGAGGAGCAGCTCGCCCAAGAGAAGGTGGCCGTATGA
- a CDS encoding ABC transporter ATP-binding protein, with protein MSDALLVVDELVQEFAGARRKDPPLRAVDGVSFSVRRGETFGVVGESGCGKSTLSRAILRLIEPTGGAVAFDGEDVRALDTDALRRLRRRMQLVFQDPLGSLDPRMTARAIVEEPLEIHRVGTRVERARRASEMLELVGIPASQHTRKPYAFSGGQRQRIGVARALVLEPDLVFLDEPISALDVSIQAQVLNLLRELQERLGLTYVFIVHDLAVAEYFCDRVAVLYRGAIMELAPSSAIFHEALHPYTASLLAAVPIPDPEVARRRERIVLRGDVAPLSPQAGGCRFRDRCPVGRDRAVCAEQAPPLTEHRPGHWAACHFPGELQGVQGDD; from the coding sequence ATGAGTGACGCGCTGCTCGTCGTCGACGAGCTGGTCCAGGAGTTCGCCGGCGCCCGCCGCAAAGACCCGCCGCTGCGCGCCGTGGACGGCGTCTCGTTCTCCGTCCGGCGCGGCGAGACGTTCGGAGTCGTGGGTGAGTCGGGGTGCGGCAAGTCCACGCTCTCGCGCGCGATCCTGCGGTTGATCGAGCCGACCGGTGGCGCGGTCGCCTTCGACGGCGAGGACGTCCGCGCGCTCGACACGGACGCGCTGCGGCGGTTGCGCCGGCGTATGCAGCTCGTCTTCCAGGATCCGCTCGGCTCATTGGACCCGCGCATGACCGCGCGGGCGATCGTCGAGGAGCCGCTGGAGATCCACCGCGTCGGCACGCGCGTCGAGCGGGCCCGGCGCGCGTCGGAGATGCTCGAGCTGGTCGGCATCCCGGCGAGCCAGCACACGCGCAAGCCGTACGCCTTCTCGGGTGGGCAGCGACAGCGCATCGGCGTGGCCCGGGCGCTCGTGCTCGAGCCCGATCTGGTGTTCCTCGACGAGCCGATCTCGGCGCTGGACGTCTCGATCCAGGCGCAGGTCCTCAACCTGCTGCGCGAGCTGCAGGAACGCCTCGGCCTGACGTACGTGTTCATCGTGCACGACCTGGCGGTGGCCGAGTACTTCTGCGACCGCGTCGCCGTCCTCTACCGAGGGGCGATCATGGAGCTCGCCCCGAGCTCCGCGATCTTCCACGAGGCGCTGCACCCGTACACGGCCTCGCTACTGGCCGCGGTGCCGATCCCCGACCCAGAGGTCGCGCGCCGGCGCGAGCGGATCGTCCTCCGAGGGGACGTCGCGCCGTTGTCGCCACAGGCCGGAGGGTGCCGCTTCCGCGACCGCTGCCCGGTCGGGCGCGATCGTGCGGTCTGCGCCGAGCAGGCGCCACCGCTGACCGAGCACCGTCCGGGGCACTGGGCGGCGTGTCACTTCCCCGGAGAGCTGCAAGGAGTCCAAGGCGATGACTGA
- a CDS encoding aminopeptidase, producing the protein MTELTPAAVLAVEQLGVRAGERVAVLHNAAQRAIAAALADATRDAGAEVQVVEFATLERHGAEPPLEVAEAILRADACFAATDTSLSHTRARIAGTQRGGRFASLPTVTDDIFRRTIPIDYALMKRRGAAIADLITRADTVRITSPQGTDVTLVVRGRDGRNDDGDLREAGAFGNLPAGEAYVSPVEVEGDGVIVFDGSIAGYGLLKEPVEVVMAGGRLVSASGEAGAWLERMLDSGGDGGRRVAELGIGTNPAATLCGVVLEDEKLIGTAHIAFGSSAGIGGVVQSSVHIDSIMLEPTVEIAGETVVSGGRLVFDPT; encoded by the coding sequence ATGACTGAGCTGACCCCCGCCGCGGTGCTCGCGGTCGAGCAACTCGGCGTGCGCGCAGGCGAGCGGGTCGCCGTGCTGCACAACGCCGCGCAACGCGCGATCGCGGCGGCGCTGGCCGACGCGACGCGCGACGCGGGCGCCGAGGTCCAGGTGGTGGAGTTCGCGACGCTCGAGCGCCACGGCGCAGAGCCGCCCCTCGAGGTGGCGGAGGCGATCCTGCGCGCGGACGCGTGCTTTGCCGCCACGGACACGTCGCTCAGCCACACGCGGGCACGGATCGCCGGAACGCAGCGCGGCGGTCGCTTCGCCTCGCTGCCCACCGTCACCGACGACATCTTCCGGCGCACGATCCCGATCGACTACGCGCTGATGAAGCGCCGCGGCGCGGCCATCGCGGACCTGATCACCCGGGCCGACACGGTGCGCATCACGAGTCCCCAAGGCACCGACGTGACGCTGGTGGTCCGCGGTCGCGACGGGCGCAACGACGACGGCGACCTGCGTGAAGCGGGCGCGTTCGGCAACCTCCCCGCCGGCGAGGCGTACGTCTCCCCGGTCGAGGTCGAGGGTGACGGCGTCATCGTCTTCGACGGCTCGATCGCGGGCTACGGGCTGCTGAAGGAGCCGGTCGAGGTCGTCATGGCCGGCGGCCGGCTCGTATCGGCCTCGGGCGAGGCCGGGGCCTGGCTGGAGCGCATGCTCGACAGCGGCGGCGACGGCGGCCGCAGGGTCGCGGAGCTCGGAATCGGCACCAACCCGGCTGCGACGCTGTGCGGCGTCGTGCTCGAAGACGAGAAGCTGATCGGCACCGCGCACATCGCGTTCGGCTCCAGCGCCGGAATCGGAGGCGTCGTGCAGTCCTCGGTCCACATCGACTCGATCATGCTCGAGCCCACCGTCGAGATCGCCGGCGAGACGGTGGTCTCCGGCGGCCGGTTGGTGTTCGATCCCACATGA
- a CDS encoding hydantoinase B/oxoprolinase family protein, protein MSAPAPDPVVVEVVRHGLNSAAKQMKRALMRTAFSPIIYEVLDFAVALYDDRVRLLAQAPSLPMFMGRLSFCVEAAVQAVGGPEALVPGDVLLYNDPFGTGSHPQDAAVVAPAFADGELIGYAAIKAHWLDIGGKDPYSTDTVDLFQEGTIFPGVKLVRAGVLDDDLYRMALANSRVPKLVAGDINAELVGCRTGVRALLAVVERHGLARFRAAAERMFDHGEATVRSYFERLPDGEYRARGVLDDDGAGPDPVPFEVMLKVDGSDVVIDVSNAPAQRPGPVNCTLPKTVAVARVAIGMLAGAGEPPNEGHQRPIRVITAPGTLFHPLRPAPTFIGGWASFQALETILAAVGSVVPEAVPAASGGDICSLVWWGTDSATGQPWADGSPHPVGQGGHAGGDGASALMHHAESATRVTPTEVWESRNPWLVEAVQLIPDSAGAGEHRGGLGVEYRFRALAQQWLTAVIERTRTAPSGLAGGRPARSNVAALVEPDGARRPLAKATRVRVPVGAVVELRTGGGGGYGLARERSIEAVQADLREGYVTEACARRDYPHAFPD, encoded by the coding sequence GTGAGCGCGCCCGCCCCCGACCCCGTCGTGGTCGAGGTCGTCCGCCACGGCCTGAACTCGGCGGCCAAGCAGATGAAGCGCGCGCTGATGCGCACGGCGTTCTCGCCGATCATCTACGAGGTGCTCGACTTCGCCGTGGCGTTGTACGACGACCGGGTCCGGTTGCTGGCGCAGGCGCCGTCGCTCCCGATGTTCATGGGGCGGCTGAGCTTCTGCGTGGAGGCCGCGGTCCAGGCCGTCGGCGGACCCGAGGCGCTGGTGCCGGGTGATGTGCTGCTGTACAACGACCCGTTCGGAACCGGCTCGCATCCGCAGGACGCGGCAGTTGTCGCGCCCGCGTTCGCCGACGGGGAGCTGATCGGGTACGCGGCGATCAAGGCGCACTGGCTCGACATCGGCGGCAAGGATCCCTACTCCACCGACACGGTCGATCTCTTCCAGGAGGGCACGATCTTCCCGGGCGTCAAGCTCGTGCGGGCGGGTGTGCTCGATGACGACCTGTACCGGATGGCGCTCGCCAACAGCCGCGTGCCGAAGCTTGTCGCGGGAGACATCAACGCCGAGCTCGTCGGGTGCAGGACCGGCGTGCGTGCGTTGCTCGCGGTGGTCGAGCGGCACGGGCTCGCGCGCTTTCGCGCAGCCGCGGAGCGGATGTTCGACCATGGCGAGGCGACGGTTCGCTCGTACTTCGAGCGGCTGCCGGACGGCGAGTACCGCGCGCGAGGTGTGCTCGACGACGACGGCGCCGGGCCCGATCCCGTGCCGTTCGAGGTGATGCTCAAGGTCGACGGGTCCGACGTCGTGATCGATGTCTCGAACGCGCCCGCGCAACGGCCCGGACCGGTGAACTGCACGCTGCCCAAGACGGTGGCGGTCGCACGCGTCGCGATCGGGATGCTGGCCGGTGCGGGCGAGCCGCCCAACGAGGGGCACCAGCGGCCGATTCGCGTGATCACCGCTCCAGGGACGCTGTTCCACCCGCTTCGCCCCGCACCCACGTTCATCGGCGGTTGGGCCTCCTTCCAGGCGTTGGAGACGATCTTGGCCGCGGTCGGCAGCGTGGTGCCCGAAGCCGTGCCGGCGGCCAGCGGCGGGGACATCTGCTCGCTCGTCTGGTGGGGCACCGACTCGGCCACCGGGCAGCCCTGGGCCGACGGCTCGCCGCATCCGGTGGGGCAGGGCGGGCACGCGGGCGGCGACGGCGCCTCGGCGCTCATGCACCACGCCGAGTCGGCTACCCGGGTCACGCCCACCGAAGTCTGGGAGAGCCGCAACCCATGGCTCGTCGAGGCTGTGCAGCTGATCCCCGATTCGGCGGGCGCCGGCGAGCATCGCGGCGGTCTGGGCGTCGAGTACCGCTTCCGGGCCCTTGCCCAGCAGTGGCTGACCGCGGTGATCGAGCGCACGCGCACCGCGCCGAGCGGGCTCGCCGGCGGACGTCCGGCACGCTCGAACGTGGCCGCCCTGGTCGAACCGGACGGCGCGCGGCGGCCGCTCGCGAAGGCGACGCGGGTCCGCGTCCCGGTCGGCGCGGTGGTCGAGCTGCGGACGGGCGGCGGTGGTGGATACGGGCTCGCGCGCGAGCGCTCGATCGAGGCGGTGCAGGCGGACCTGCGCGAGGGCTACGTCACCGAGGCGTGCGCGCGGCGCGACTACCCCCACGCGTTTCCGGACTGA
- a CDS encoding response regulator transcription factor has protein sequence MTGALICVIEDEEVIASAVAARLRAEGFTVEVAHDGHDGVALCERVRPDLVVLDLMLPGLDGLEVCRRVQHSRPVPVLMLTARGEESDLLVGLAVGADDYMTKPFSPRELVARVRALLRRVERRPAPPGDAVRIGTLEIDPAARLVRSGGEIVHLTPTEFDLLALLAGRPGAVFSREQLLADVWGWRDGSGQRTVDSHVRGLRRKLGSDLVRTVHGVGYALESPA, from the coding sequence GTGACCGGGGCGCTCATCTGCGTGATCGAGGACGAGGAGGTCATCGCCTCCGCCGTGGCCGCGCGGCTGCGGGCCGAGGGCTTCACCGTCGAGGTGGCCCACGACGGACATGACGGCGTCGCGCTGTGCGAGCGCGTGCGGCCGGACCTCGTGGTGCTGGACCTGATGTTGCCGGGGCTCGACGGGTTGGAGGTGTGCCGGCGCGTCCAGCACAGCCGGCCCGTGCCCGTGCTGATGCTGACCGCGCGCGGCGAAGAGTCCGACCTGCTGGTCGGGCTCGCCGTCGGCGCCGACGACTACATGACGAAGCCGTTCTCGCCGCGTGAGCTGGTGGCGCGCGTGCGCGCGCTGCTGCGGCGGGTCGAGCGGCGTCCGGCACCGCCCGGCGACGCGGTGCGGATCGGGACCCTGGAGATCGACCCGGCGGCGCGCCTCGTGCGCTCGGGCGGCGAGATCGTGCACCTCACGCCGACCGAGTTCGACCTGCTCGCGCTGCTCGCGGGCCGGCCGGGCGCGGTGTTCTCGCGCGAGCAGCTGCTCGCCGACGTGTGGGGGTGGCGCGACGGCTCGGGCCAGCGCACCGTCGACTCGCACGTGCGCGGGCTGCGGCGCAAGCTCGGCAGCGACCTGGTGCGGACGGTGCACGGGGTCGGCTACGCCCTGGAGTCGCCGGCATGA
- a CDS encoding sensor histidine kinase: MRPLDRLSSIKVKLGVVIVATVAGTVVVLAIGFRLGLGLEARTAVAALIALAIVQFLARGMTSPLREMAAAASAMARGDYGRRVTASSRDEVGELARAFNAMAAELADVDRMRRDLVANVSHELRTPIGALQALLENLVDGVEPVDPTALRTALVQTERLGRLVAQLLDLSRLESGALALRPAPFPVRPMLEQATRECELGERYMSQPVWLRVDVQPGDLRATGDSERLHQVISNLLENAVRHSPTDGRIWLSAHAATDGVTTIEVADEGPGIPPEEAERVFERFHRTDSARAARDGGTGLGLAIARWIVDAHGGTIAVRPREPHGCRVVVELPR, translated from the coding sequence ATGAGGCCGCTGGACCGCCTGAGCTCGATCAAGGTCAAGCTCGGCGTCGTGATCGTCGCGACGGTCGCGGGCACGGTCGTCGTGCTGGCGATCGGCTTCCGGCTCGGCCTCGGGCTCGAGGCACGGACGGCCGTGGCCGCGCTGATCGCGCTCGCGATCGTGCAGTTCCTGGCGCGCGGGATGACGTCGCCGCTGCGCGAGATGGCCGCGGCGGCCTCGGCGATGGCGCGCGGCGACTACGGGCGCCGCGTCACCGCGTCCTCCCGCGACGAGGTCGGCGAGCTGGCACGCGCGTTCAACGCGATGGCCGCCGAGCTGGCCGACGTGGACCGGATGCGCCGCGACCTGGTGGCGAACGTCTCCCACGAGCTGCGGACGCCGATCGGCGCGCTGCAGGCGCTGCTCGAGAACCTCGTCGACGGCGTCGAGCCGGTCGACCCGACCGCCCTGCGCACGGCGCTGGTGCAGACGGAGCGGCTCGGGCGGCTCGTCGCCCAGCTGCTCGACCTGTCGCGGCTGGAGAGCGGCGCGTTGGCGCTGCGCCCTGCGCCGTTCCCGGTGCGGCCGATGCTCGAGCAGGCGACCCGCGAGTGCGAGCTCGGCGAGCGCTACATGTCCCAACCCGTCTGGCTGCGCGTCGACGTCCAGCCGGGCGACCTGCGCGCGACCGGCGACTCCGAGCGTCTGCACCAGGTGATCTCCAACCTGCTGGAGAACGCCGTCCGCCACTCACCCACCGACGGCCGCATCTGGCTCAGCGCCCACGCCGCCACCGACGGCGTCACGACGATCGAAGTGGCCGACGAAGGCCCCGGCATCCCCCCAGAGGAGGCAGAGCGCGTGTTCGAGCGGTTCCACCGCACAGATTCCGCCCGCGCCGCGCGCGACGGCGGTACCGGCCTCGGCCTGGCGATCGCCCGGTGGATCGTCGACGCCCACGGCGGCACGATCGCCGTCCGCCCACGCGAGCCGCACGGCTGCCGCGTCGTGGTGGAGCTCCCGAGATGA